One window of the Halobacillus litoralis genome contains the following:
- a CDS encoding NCS2 family permease has translation MKKFFQLEQNHTNVKTEVLAGITTFLTMVYIVVVNPAILSNAGVPFDQVFMATIIAAVVGTLIMAFAANYPIAIAPGMGLNAYFVTEVVQQDVSYSVILGAVFVAGVLFVILSMTSLRKTLIMAIPASLKYGITSGIGLFIAFLGLRMSGIIVESDSTLVTLGDLTAPGTLLTIFGLFVTLALIARNVTSGLFIGMFVTGVLGFFTGQLQIDQLVAAPPAPVFWDMDIAAVFSNGLYTVIFAFLLVTIFDTTGTMIGVAEQAGFIRKDGSLPRARAALMADASATTVGAMFGTSPSSAYIESSSGVAAGGRTGLTTFVVAGLFIVSIFFAPIVGAVSGLPAITAPVLIIVGCFMMEGLAKVNWGSFDDAFPAFIIILSMPLTSSIATGIAFGFITYPVLKLVVGKGKQVHWMLYMFAFIFILQMIFFPGH, from the coding sequence ATGAAGAAATTCTTTCAATTAGAACAAAACCATACAAATGTTAAAACAGAAGTTCTCGCGGGAATTACGACATTTTTGACGATGGTGTACATCGTAGTCGTCAATCCTGCTATCCTATCGAATGCCGGTGTTCCTTTCGACCAAGTGTTCATGGCAACCATCATTGCTGCTGTCGTCGGAACATTGATTATGGCCTTTGCAGCGAATTACCCGATTGCCATTGCGCCCGGCATGGGGTTGAATGCTTATTTTGTAACAGAAGTAGTGCAACAGGACGTTAGTTACTCTGTCATTCTAGGGGCCGTATTTGTTGCTGGTGTTTTATTCGTTATTTTGAGTATGACCAGTTTGAGAAAAACACTGATCATGGCGATTCCTGCTTCTTTGAAGTATGGAATAACCTCAGGGATCGGTCTCTTCATTGCATTTCTTGGATTAAGAATGTCAGGAATAATTGTGGAGAGTGATTCGACACTTGTGACATTAGGGGATTTGACTGCTCCTGGGACACTGCTAACCATCTTTGGATTATTTGTGACCCTTGCTTTAATTGCGAGAAATGTCACAAGCGGGTTGTTCATCGGGATGTTCGTCACAGGAGTCCTTGGATTTTTCACAGGTCAATTACAGATCGATCAGCTTGTCGCCGCACCTCCCGCGCCAGTATTCTGGGACATGGATATCGCCGCTGTCTTCAGTAATGGGTTATATACAGTTATTTTCGCGTTTTTACTTGTCACCATTTTTGATACGACTGGGACGATGATCGGTGTAGCTGAACAAGCAGGATTCATTCGTAAAGATGGGAGTTTGCCGAGAGCTCGAGCAGCTTTGATGGCAGATGCTTCTGCGACTACGGTAGGTGCAATGTTCGGCACCAGTCCCTCTTCTGCCTATATCGAGTCCTCATCAGGAGTAGCTGCTGGCGGACGTACCGGTTTGACGACATTTGTGGTAGCTGGATTGTTCATTGTTTCAATATTTTTTGCGCCAATTGTCGGGGCCGTTTCCGGTTTACCAGCAATAACTGCGCCTGTACTCATTATTGTAGGATGTTTTATGATGGAAGGTTTGGCGAAGGTGAATTGGGGATCCTTTGATGATGCTTTTCCGGCTTTCATCATCATATTATCCATGCCGCTTACGTCAAGTATTGCAACAGGGATCGCTTTTGGCTTTATCACCTACCCTGTATTGAAATTGGTGGTAGGTAAAGGGAAGCAAGTCCATTGGATGTTGTACATGTTCGCATTCATTTTCATTTTACAGATGATCTTTTTCCCAGGGCATTAA